The sequence below is a genomic window from Lolium perenne isolate Kyuss_39 chromosome 4, Kyuss_2.0, whole genome shotgun sequence.
GTGAGCTTCCCCATTTGCTTCCCTCTGTTCGTGACCATATTTGGTCGCTTGAAACGATACTCGACGCTGCTCTATGTCTCGCAGAATCATGCAGTAGTAGCCTTTGTAAAACTTAGCTCTAATATCATTGATGACATTCAGACAATCAGATGCTATCATCAACTTGTGTTGGCTCAGGTCCTCCACGAGCTCCAGGGCCTCCTTGCAAGCGTACGCCTCCAGCATGGTGGGATCAGTCACACCTGCATAGACAACCGCCGATGCTCCCAAGAACCTCCCACGCTCATCGCGACAAACTGCACCAACAGCCCCTCTAACGCAGGACTTCGCTACGGCACCATCCACGTTGATCTTGCAGAAACCTACATCCGGAGGCAGCCACTTAGCATCTTTATTTCTGCTCGCTCCTGGTTTGGCATGTTCTTTCTTCTCCCACTCAATCTCACTGATGTAATTCTGAATGGACAAAAACGTGGATAAAGGACTCTGGAATTCTTCCTCATGAATCGCCTTTCTCCTTGCCCACCATATGGCCCATAATGTCACTAGGACTTGTACAAACTTCCTCTGCGGCAGGGTATTAGATAGCGACATGAGCCACAACTTCGGATCCGTTGCTTCATCGACCATCAGTGGTTCCACATCCTCCTCATCCCACAGAGACCACACCGAGCGTGCCATATTGCACTCAAGGAGGGAATGACCCCAACTATCGCATGCAGCGTTGCATATGGGACAAGACGCTGTCGTCGACATATGGCGGCGCTTCCTTTCTTCACCCGTAGGGAGAGACGACCTTGCTAACCTCCAGGCAAAAATGCGCAGTTTTGAGGGAACCTTTAGTTTCCAAAGCTTCTTCCAGCTCGCATCCTCCCCTTCGACATTAGACGAGGCCTCTCTGCCTTCCAGCCAATCGACCCTTCTCCTCTTTGTTTCTTCCATCATCTTATACGCTGACCGAACCGAGAAAATCCCCATTTTGTCATACTGCCATGCCCAGAAATCAGGTTGATTAGTCTGGCTGATCGGAATCTGCTGGATGATCTCAACGTCCATAGGAAGAAAAAAATTATTCAGAACCTTAGTTTTCCATGTGTGTGTAACCGAACAAATGAGCTCTGAAACTCTCAGTGGTGGATTCGGCTTAGTAGCACATAACGGCCTCATTCCAAATTCACGAGGTAACCAATTCTCCTCCCAAATCATGGTAGTTCTACCATCTCCTATCCTTCGAATCAGCCCTAGCTGAAGCATTTCCCGGCCTTCACACAGAGACCTCCATATCTGTGATGGGGAGCTCCCCAGTGGAGCTTCCAAAATATCTGACGAGGGGAAATAAACAGCTTTCAGAATACGTGCACTAAGGGAGTTAGGGTCAACCAGGATTCTCCATACTTGTCTTGCTAGTAAAGCAAGGTTAAAATTTCAATATCCCTGAACCCCATACCCCCTTTATATTTGGGCATAGCCATTGATTCCCATGAAACCCAAGCAgtctttgtaggataacgttgcatagaaaacaaaaatgttcctaccgcgaacacgcaatccaagccaagatgcaatctagaagacgatagcaacaaggggtttatcgagtctcacccttgaagagattccaaagcctacaagaggaggctcttgttgctgcggtagacgttcacttgccgcttgcaaaagcgcatagaagatcttgatcacgatccctccggcgccacgaacgggcagcacctccgtactcggtcacacgttcggttgttgatgaagacgacgtccacctctcgttgcagcgggcagcggaagtagtagctcctcttgaatccgacagcacgacggcgtggtgtcggtggcggtggagaactccggtggagcttcgctaaagcacgcgaaagatatggaggagaagggggcggctagggtttgggagggggtggccggccacttcaaggggggcggccagcttgtggttttggggtggccggccccctccccttggccctcattatacaggtggaacacccaagagttggtctacaagtcttcgaataagaccccaaaccaaaaccttccataactcacgaaacctacccaagctaggactcccactagaggtgggagttccaccttccttgggagggggtggccggccccccttggggagtccacttgggactcctcctccttagggttggccggccatgggaggtggagtcccaccgggactccgccttccttggtggtttcttccggacttttctagaaccttctagaaccttccatagaaccttccgcatcattttaattcacataaaatgacatcctatatatgaatcttattctccggaccattccggaactcctcgtgatgtccgggatctcatccgggactccgaacaaatattcgaactccattccatattcaagttctaccatttcaacatccaactttaagtgtgtcaccctacggttcgtgaactatacggacatggttgagtactcactccgaccaataaccaatagcgggatctggagatccataatggctcccacatattcaacgatgactttagtgatcgaatgaaccattcacatataataccaattccctttgtcatgcgatattttacttgtccgaggtttgatcttcggtatcactctataccttgttcaacctcgtctcctgacaagtactctttactcgtaccgtggtatgtggtctcttatgaacttattcatatgcttgcaagacattagacgacattccaccgagagggcccagagtatatctatccgtcatcgggatggacaaatcccactgttgatccatatgcctcaactcatactttccggatacttaatcccacctttataaccacccatttacgcagtggcatttggtgtaatcaaagtacctttccggtataagtgatttacatgatctcatggtcataaggattaggtaactatgtatcgaaagcttatagcaaataacttaatgacgagatcttatgctacgcttaattgggtgtgtccattacatcattcatataatgatataaccttgttattaataacatccaatgttcatgattatgaaactaatcatcaattaatcaacaagctagtttaagaggcatactagggacttcttgttgtctacatatcacacatgtactaatgtttcggttaatacaattatagcatgatatataaacatttatcataaacataaagatataaataataaccactttattattgcctctagggcatatctccttcagtctcccacttgcactagagttaataatctagattacattgtaatatacctaacacccatggcattctggtgttggtcatgctttgccctagggagagctttagtcaacggatctgctacattcagatcagtgtgtactttgcaaatctttacttctccttcttcgatgtactcgcgaatcgagtggtaacgcagcttgatatgcttcagcctcttgtgtgaccttggttcttgtgcattggcgatggcacccatgttatcacagtaaatgattaatgggtccaatgcactaggaaccacaccgagctctacaatgaacctcttcatccataccgctcccgatgaagcctctgaagccgctatgtactctgattctgttgaagacttcgccaccgtgcactgcttcgagcttgcccagcttactgcagcaccattcaatataaacacgtacccagactgtgacttagagtcatcaggatcagtgttccaacttgcatcggtgtaaccacttacaacgagctcttggtcacctccataacaaagaaacatatccttagttcttttcaagtacttcaggatattcttgaccgctgtccagtgttctattcctggatcactttgatatctgctagtcaaactaacagcatgtgctatatccggtctagtacatagcatggcatacatgatagatcctactgccgaggcataggggatattactcatcctttctctttcttctgccgtagccggtccttgagttttactcaagaccttgcctggtaacataggtaagaaccctttcttactttcgtccattctaaacttctttagaatcttgtccagatatgtactctgtgatagccctattaggcgtcttga
It includes:
- the LOC127348039 gene encoding uncharacterized protein, with protein sequence MARSVWSLWDEEDVEPLMVDEATDPKLWLMSLSNTLPQRKFVQVLVTLWAIWWARRKAIHEEEFQSPLSTFLSIQNYISEIEWEKKEHAKPGASRNKDAKWLPPDVGFCKINVDGAVAKSCVRGAVGAVCRDERGRFLGASAVVYAGVTDPTMLEAYACKEALELVEDLSQHKLMIASDCLNVINDIRAKFYKGYYCMILRDIEQRRVSFQATKYGHEQREANGEAHRLGWLPLKRLDAMFGFWIHRIIFVYP